The Aedes albopictus strain Foshan chromosome 1, AalbF5, whole genome shotgun sequence genomic interval AGTCGAAGATCCGTTTGAAGATCGATTGATCGATTCGAAGATCGATTGAGGTTAGATTGCCATAAGGGCGTGTGAGCAACAAAAGCTTACCGAATTGTAAGTAGAATATATAAAATATGAGAATTTATACTTACCAAACCTTAACTTCTTATAGTTTGAAGCACCTGAATACACTTTTCGCTATCAAAACCGATTTGGCTTTAATTCACGCCCCGAAACccgacaccaacaaagctagccatgaaaatgtttgacaattctcagttcATTTTGACAGGCCATACACAtgaacgaaaaagacggatcatatattctactttatcgatcttgttgccgtccttttcatgctcatgttacatctgtcaaaatgacgcgagaattgtcagtcattttgacgTTAGGTTCATtggcattggcggagccagctttttcttttttcttactcactctcctaaacatacacgagaaagagcgagatgaaagaggaggcaagctgccccctcttctatctttctctttctcgtgtatgtttaggagagtgagtaagaaaaaagaaaatgctggctccgctaatgttcgttggtgtaataaagaattactAACTGAAGCCATGGAAAaagcgcagtaggcgttgccgcgtgcagaTGTGTTTTGAACTGCTTGTCACATGTTTTCGCGTTCGCCAACTTCGTAATTTCGCGATCCGTCCGGATAGTTCTTCCGCGTGCAAAAGTGAGTTTGTTTTGTGAATTTTTTATAGAGTGAAGtgctttattgttttgtttttgtttagtaTAAAGGATTGTTTCCAAGCTCGATTCTACGTTGCTTTCAATGTTTCTAGGcgattcccaacaaacattttggctgtacaagagtgaaacaaaccactcttaagcaaactttagcttaagaaactgttattcagctagttctgttacttgggttggtAGCGCTATGCCATCTGGAGGGGTTTTCGTGTCTTGTGTGTGTTTGGATGCCGCTGCTAGCAGTTCGCATAACGCCATCGAAAGTGACGTGACGTCCATTACGCGTTTAGTCGCGTGAAATGTGACGCGGGTTATTACATTTTCCGATAAGCATCTACTGAAACTTCAAACGCGGGATTACTCAGCATATCATCCTACTGAAAACCGAATCCTCCCAGTTGTACTTCTGCTTCAAGCCGAAATAAACCAACTCTCCGACAAAAGCAATCGCTGAAATGCCCAATCCAATGCCTACTAGGAAAAACGCCCCCTCGATGTGCGCGACCGTCAGCACAATCTGCGCGTCACCATGGCCACCACCGCCTCCTCCGCCCGAATCCGTATCGATACGGATCTTGTTGCTTTCCACTTGCCACTTGCCCAGCAAGCCGGACTCGCTGATCCTCCTGATCAGATCGTTGATCTTCGCCAGGATGTGGAAATCCTTCTTGACCATCATTTCCACCGGATACGTCTGGATGTTGTGCGTTCTCGCGAAGCAGAACATCTCTGCTTCGCCGATGGTCTTGCTGTTCTGGGAGTGCGCTCGGGAAACGGCCACCGCAACCGTCTGATCCGCATTAATGCGGGCCAAGCAGTCGTCCACGTTTGGGCAAGTCTTGTACACTGAAGCGATGTGCTTGGAAACGGTGTCTGGTTTATCAAAGAACACCAAACTGTTCTCCGGTCCAAGGAACTTGAAAGCTTTCTCGATGGCCGCTTCCGCCGTACTGATCTGCTTTTCGAAGCGAGGTCGCGTCATGACCGTTATGAGGAAACTGTGATGTGCCACATCCCAGTGCATTCCGTAGAACATGTAGACCAGCAGGAACAACCGAATGGACAACCGTTGGGGCCAGTAGGTCGCGGACAGACCCAGCGATAGGGCCAGCGACTGCACCAACATCCAGGTGTAGTTCTCCGGGTAGCCCTGCTCGAAGGTGTTGAATCCGGCGATGATGCCCGCGCACACAAATATGATCCCGATGGCCAGCATCCAGATCCAGATGTTGAAGATGATGAACACGTTGGGCCACTTGGGGGCTAGGCGGGCCGGCGGAACGCACCACGTCATGTCGTCCTGGTAGTACGGGATGGTGGTCGAGAGAAGCTTCCGGCTGATGGGGTTCTCGTACAGGCCTCCGATCATGATGTCCGAGTTTCTAAAAGGTTTTAAATGAGGAGCAATCACTGAACACTCTTCTTACAAACACTACCCAAACATAGGTCATTTTGAAACTAACCTCCTGATCAGATCCGCGTAGAATCCGACATCCTTGTCGACCGTAATCCGTGCCGTAGCCCTTTCCGTCTCGATGACCTTGTAGATCGGTGCCAGCTTCAGCCGGGCCGCGATCGCTTCAATCATCAGAACCTCGAAGCCCTTCTCGACGGCCGTTTCGTTACCCACTACAAACGGTTCCCAGATGGGGGTGGACACCTTCAGCGGGCAGTCGTTGAAGTACTTGGGTAGCTTCGGTTCGTACTCGGAGAAGAAATGTGTTTCTCGGAACATCCACGCCGTTTTCTTGGGATGAAGCGAATCACCTTCATTACTTGAAGAACTGTTTACGTACGTTTCGTTCGACTGTTCAACTTCAGGTTCAACTAGCTCGACTTCCTCTTCTTCCGTCTCTTCCTCCACCTCAGCGTACTCACACTCGTCGATCATTCGAATGTCAATGATCTCTTCCGCGCATCGTCCGTTCTCGTACGGGAACCACGACCACACCTCCAAAACACTCGTATTGTACCGCTGAACCATGACGTTGACATTCAGAAACCAATAGTCGAACAGCTTCTGCAGCGCCTTGCGAACTTCCACCCCGAAAACCTCCGGTGTCATCTCCGAGGTGAACAGAATGACCACCTGGGCCAACGGGTTCAACGTGGGCAACCTCCGGAACATGCTGATGTGCGAAGCCAGCTCCGACGCCTCGCGTACCATCAGGAAGTAGTTCTTGGCCCTGTCCGTCACGTGCGACGCGTCCGGATGAAGCCTTCGGCTGTTCTTGGGCATTATTCCCATCTCATGGCGCGGATCTTCGTGGAACGATTTCAGCAGTTGGATCTGGAACAGTGACGAGTCCGGTTTGAGGTAAATCAGGCCCAGCGATCCTTTGATGGCCCGTTCCGATTTGTAGTACTTGTCGCAGAGGTGCTTCACACAGGAAACTATCGTTACGAGATTCTCCGGCGGCTCGAGGAATAGGTCCTCCCGTAGGGCTTCCACGGAGACCGAGCAGAGAGTTGTGAACAAGATGAGCAAACGCCACATGATTCATAAttccatttttttgtaacatcatTGTCTTTTATAGCAAAGGGTTATTCCGAAATTACCCATTGTTCGCTTCTCAACCAATCAATTTAAAATTACTGAGTAAATATTTGAACTGACGCCAATTTTGATCGGTAAATCACATATAATATGGGTAGCCAAATATCAATTACAGTAGGCGCTGACCGGCAAACACACAAAACTGAATGAGCTTCACTTTCGCCTACTATGTTTCTGGATTGCCTTCCCCTATTAACGATTGGTGACTGTCACGCGATTGTACCGTAAGCATAATAATTGATCTGCAAGCATTCTCTGTTCACTACCTTTGTTTATATGGTTTATGTCTCTTATTCAAAAggacgattggttgcgtccctgcgattgaaatttgtatggtgtgAGAAAACGGGTATTTATGTATGCCGTATGCAAGATCCGTAGGCAGGCTATAgaccttttcagttgacaggtccgtgtaggccactgtttacaactgtcgAACAAAGGCGCAGATGCTGAATTgttattttcataggagaactgtcaaagggcctcaaaatcagctgatttcagACGTCTTCtgatcctaagaacactagcgccatgcagtgagtgatACTCGAATTAAATTGTctcctatgtgaaagcttttaatcttctgagcaactttgccgaagacagtatccttctaagtggtcaagAACACGAGATAACCGAcgatcagactgaactggaagatcctaagaacactagcgccacgcagtgagtgattttcgaactaaattgttttctatatgaaagctcttagtcttctgagcaactttgccgaaggcagtatccttctaagtggtcaagaacacgagatatacgacgttcagactgaactggaagatcttaagaacactatcgccacgcagtgagtgatttgcgaactaaattgttttctatgggaaagctcttagtcttctgagcaactttgccgaagacagtatccttctaagtggtccagaacgcgagatattccacaactactggcaaaatgtagtgctatcccacatgtccgacatggtgcaaagtgtagcagattcccggtggccaatgttcccggcgagtcatgcctaggcgagtccaccctagaaatgggaggccaccggcttactggtggaccgacgcgattgcggacctgcgccgcgcctgcctacgggctaggcggcggatgcagcaggcacgatcagaggaagagcgaaacgaacggcgggtggtgttcgccgctgcaaaagccgcgcttaagaccgagataagagcaagcaaaaaggcctgctttgagggtctctgtcagagtgccaatacgaacccgtggggtgacgcctacaggatcgttatggccaagacgagaggtgtgatggctcctacagagcaatctccagagatgttggaggggatcattggaggactttttccgcgtcatgatcctagtccttggcctcctttcgtaggacagccgaggactggggctggcgatgaggagagggtcaccgatgtggaacttgcggggatagctaagtcccttagcgtaggtaaggccccaggtccggacggagttccgaacctggccttaaaagtagctattgcagaagctcccgagatgttcaggtctgctatgcagaaatgcctggacgagggagttttcccagaagcttggaagaggcagagcctggtactattgccaaaggcggggaaaccacccggagacccgtcggcatatagaccaatatgcttgattgacacggcggggaaggtgctcgaaaagatcatcctcaatagaatgttacggttcaccgagggcgaaaatggtctttcgagtaaccagtacggcttccggaaggggaggtccaccgtagacgctatcttgtcggttacaaaaaccgccgagaaagcactcgagcctaagaggaggggaattcgcttttgcgcggtagtgactctggatgtaaggaatgcgtttaat includes:
- the LOC109432041 gene encoding uncharacterized protein LOC109432041, which encodes MWRLLILFTTLCSVSVEALREDLFLEPPENLVTIVSCVKHLCDKYYKSERAIKGSLGLIYLKPDSSLFQIQLLKSFHEDPRHEMGIMPKNSRRLHPDASHVTDRAKNYFLMVREASELASHISMFRRLPTLNPLAQVVILFTSEMTPEVFGVEVRKALQKLFDYWFLNVNVMVQRYNTSVLEVWSWFPYENGRCAEEIIDIRMIDECEYAEVEEETEEEEVELVEPEVEQSNETYVNSSSSNEGDSLHPKKTAWMFRETHFFSEYEPKLPKYFNDCPLKVSTPIWEPFVVGNETAVEKGFEVLMIEAIAARLKLAPIYKVIETERATARITVDKDVGFYADLIRRNSDIMIGGLYENPISRKLLSTTIPYYQDDMTWCVPPARLAPKWPNVFIIFNIWIWMLAIGIIFVCAGIIAGFNTFEQGYPENYTWMLVQSLALSLGLSATYWPQRLSIRLFLLVYMFYGMHWDVAHHSFLITVMTRPRFEKQISTAEAAIEKAFKFLGPENSLVFFDKPDTVSKHIASVYKTCPNVDDCLARINADQTVAVAVSRAHSQNSKTIGEAEMFCFARTHNIQTYPVEMMVKKDFHILAKINDLIRRISESGLLGKWQVESNKIRIDTDSGGGGGGGHGDAQIVLTVAHIEGAFFLVGIGLGISAIAFVGELVYFGLKQKYNWEDSVFSRMIC